From a region of the Lactuca sativa cultivar Salinas chromosome 4, Lsat_Salinas_v11, whole genome shotgun sequence genome:
- the LOC111920492 gene encoding CASP-like protein 4A1, with protein MERELKQKRQVDVDSLATSSSGYPRDRRRHPSPPARSPEDSPLSTMSSLSSLSHGFSPERVEVQPEAESEAAEEGETSHGSPTLDPLPDLTGARVASPAPVSTVNRYVREETVPIKKAERGAQDGYVGKPPEEPRTGGGNQGRRPRSSMGSVSRMEKEGSMKKIALGFRIFELLFCLISLSVMATDKRQGWALDSFYRYKEFRYSMAVNIVGFAYAVLQGLDLAYQLATGNHYKRRHYLRYYFDFAMDQMLTYLLISSGSSAATRVDDWKSNWGADKFPQLATTSVSLGFVAFVAFAFSSLISGYLLHASTSS; from the exons ATGGAAAGAGAATTGAAACAGAAACGGCAAGTTGATGTTGATTCGCTGGCAACTTCTTCTTCCGGTTATCCTCGAGATCGGAGACGACATCCTTCTCCACCGGCTAGATCACCTGAAGATTCCCCGTTGTCAACTATGTCTTCTCTGTCATCTCTCAGCCATGGATTCTCTCCCGAAAGAGTTGAGGTACAACCTGAAGCAGAATCAGAAGCAGCAGAAGAAGGAGAGACATCACACGGCTCACCAACGTTAGATCCGTTGCCGGATTTAACCGGAGCGAGGGTAGCGTCGCCGGCGCCTGTGTCGACGGTGAACAGGTATGTTCGAGAAGAGACTGTTCCGATTAAAAAAGCGGAACGCGGCGCTCAAGACGGATACGTTGGAAAGCCACCGGAGGAACCACGAACAGGCGGCGGAAACCAAGGGAGGCGGCCGAGGTCATCTATGGGGAGCGTTAGTAGGATGGAAAAAGAAGGATCGATGAAGAAGATAGCGTTAGGGTTTAGGATTTTCGAATTGCTCTTTTGTTTGATATCGTTGTCGGTGATGGCCACCGACAAGCGTCAGGGATGGGCTCTCGATTCATTCTACCGTTACAAGGAGTTTCG GTACTCCATGGCAGTGAACATTGTCGGATTTGCATACGCTGTGCTACAAGGACTTGATCTGGCCTATCAATTGGCCACCGGAAATCATTACAAAAGACGCCATTATCTCCGGTATTACTTTGATTTCGCCATGGACCAG ATGTTGACATATCTTCTGATATCATCGGGATCATCAGCAGCCACAAGAGTAGACGACTGGAAATCGAATTGGGGTGCAGACAAGTTCCCACAGCTGGCTACCACTTCTGTTAGTCTTGGTTTTGTGGCCTTTGTTGCCTTTGCCTTCAGCTCTTTAATCTCTGGTTATCTTCTTCATGCTTCCACATCTTCATGA